ATGGGGACGTCGCCTTCAGGCCCGTTCAAGCGCATCGGCAAGATCCTGGAACAGGACCCCGGCGTCGCCACCGGGGCCGGCCACCATTCGGTGCTCCAGCTGCCGGGGAGCGACGACTGGGTGATCGCCTACCACCGCCACCCGCTCGGCGACAAGGACGGCAACCACCGCCAGCTGGCCATCGAGAAGCTCGAGTTCAACCCCGACGGCACGATCAAGCCGGTGAAATTGACGACGCAAGGCGTGGCGCCGCATCCGCTGGCGGCCACGCCTTGAATTAAAACAGGTCAGCAGCCAGTCTGCTGCACCACCCGCTCGACTTCCAGCCCGAACAGCGGACGCAGGCGCGTGCCCAGCACGTTGCCGACGAAGGCGGCGACCAGCCACAGCCAGCCGTGCAGGCTGCCCGAGACGATGCCGCTGAAGTAGGCGCCGATGTTGCAGCCGTAGGCCAGGCGCGCGCCGTAGCCGAGCATCAGGCCGCCGACCACGGCCGCAAGCAGCGAACGCAGCGGCACGCGCCACTTCGGCGCGTAGCGGCCGGCCAGCGCCGCCGCGGCCATCGCGCCCAGCACGATGCCGACGTCCATCACCGAGGTCACGTCGTGCGACACCGGCGCCGCCAGCGCGGCGGCATTGGCCTTGGTCGACCAGTAGGTCCAGCCGGCGACGTCGATGCCGATCGAGGACGCCGCCTTGGCGCCCCACAGCGCGAACGCCGAGGTCACGCCCCACGGACGGCCCGACAGCGCCAGCGTGGCGAAGTTGAGCAGCACCAGCGCCAGCGCGCCGGCCACCATCGGCCACGGGCCGCGCAGCCAGCGCGCCGTCGACGCCGTGGTCAATTCCGGCGCCACCAGGCGGCCGTGGCGGCGCTTCTCGACCACGACGGTGACGAACGCGATCAGCGCGAACACGGCCCAGTTCAGCAGCAGCGCCGGCGCCCAGCCCAGCGTCTTGACCAGCGAGATCGGCTGCAGCTGCGGCATCGAGGTCCAGAACGGCATGTGCGCGGTGCCGATCAGCGAGCCGACCACGAACGAGGCCAGCGTGACCAGCATGCGCGTGCTGCCGCCGCCGACCGTGTACAGCGTGCCGGAGGCGCAGCCGCCGCCCAGCTGCATGCCGACGCCGAAGATGAAGGCGCCGACGATGACCGAGGTGCCGGCCGGCGACACCAGGCCGTTGACCGGCGCGCCGAACAGCGTGCCGGCGGCCAGCGCCGGGAAGAACAGCGCCACGCCGACCGCCAGCATGATCATCTGCGCGCGCAGGCCGGCGCCGCGGCCGTCGGCGATGAACACGCGCCAGGACGAGGTGAAGCCGAAGGCGGCGTGGTACAGCGCGACGCCGAGCAGCGCGCCGACCACGTACAGGGCGGCCTGGCGCGCGCTCACCGCCTGCGCGAGATACAGCGCGCCGAGCACGATGAGCAGCAGCGACACGCCCAGCGGCGTCGGGTTGATGTCGACGCGCGGACGAACCGGCAAGGTAGCAGTGTTTGACATGATGAATCGAAGCCTATCGAGATGACACGTAAACGCGTATTTTCGCGCTTTTTCAGGTTTCATGCAGACGCCGCCTGCGCGACCGGCTCCGCGCCCGCGCGCGTCGCATTCGCGTAGCGCGCGGGGGGGACGCCGATATGGCGCGCGAACGCCACGCTGAAGGTGCTGGCCGAGCTGTAGCCGACCCGCTCGGCCACCTGCGCGATGGCGCAGCCGCCGCGCCGCAGCAAGTCCTTGGCCAGCGCCATGCGCCAGGCCAGCAGGTACTCCATCGGCGCCACCCCGACCGCGCGCGCAAAGCGCTCGAAAAAGGCCGAGCGCGACAGCGCCGCTTCCTGCGCCAGCTCGGCCACGGTCCAGGCGCGCGCCGGCGCCTCGTGGATGCGGCGCAGGGCCGCGGCCAGGCGCGCGTCAAGCAGGCCGCGCACCAGGCCGGGCGAAGCGCCGGTCTCGCTGTTCGAACGCAGCGCCTCGATCAGCAGCACCTCGAGCAGGCGCGCCATCACGACCTCGCGCGCCGGCCGGTCCGATCTGGCCTCGTCGTCGAGCAGCGCCACCAGGGTCGCCAGGCGCGCCTCGCCGCGCACGTGCACGTAACGCGGCAGCAGCGACACCAGCAGTGCCGCGTCGGGCGCATCGAACACGCAGTGGCCGATCAGGAAGCGCACGTCGACCGGCGCGTCGTGGTCGCCCAGGCGCGCTTCGCCGGGGCGGGGAAACGACGGCGGGGTGGCGAAATCGCGCTCGCCCGGCGTTTCCAGGCTCGCCATCGAGAACTCGCGCGTGGCCGGCACCAGCACGAAGTCGCCGGGCTGCAGCAGCAGCGGGGCCTCGCCCTGCAGCGTCATGCGGCACTGCCCTGCGAGCACCGCGCAATACGAAGGCTGGCCGGTGTCGGGGCGGCGCACGCCCCAGCGTCCGGCCGCGCCGACGATCTTGGTGAAGCGCACCGCCGGCTGCAGCAAGCCGACGACTTCGGCCAGCGGATCGATCGTCGCCGGATTCGTCTCTGGATGCGTCTGTGGATTCATCTCTGGACTCTCGCGAAATTTTCTCGGACTTCCGATTGTAGCCCGTCCGGCGCGGCTCGGCTATCGTTCCGTTACACCCTCTACAAGGAGTCCCATCATGCAAACCGTATTGATCACCGGCTGCTCGTCCGGCTTCGGTCTCGAGACCGCGCGCCTGTTCCTGGAACGCGGCTGGAACGTCGTCGCCACCATGCGCACGCCGCGCACCGACCTGCTGCCGGCGTCCGAACGCCTGCGCGTGCTGGCGCTCGACGTCGGCAGCGAGGCCAGCATCGCCGCCGCCGTGCAAGCCGCCGGCCCGATCGACGCGCTGGTCAACAATGCCGGCATCGGCATGCTGTACCCGCTCGAAGCCACGCCGATGGCGACCACGCGCGCGGTGTTCGAGACCAACACGCTCGGTACCATTGCACTGACCCAGGCCGTGCTGCCGGCCATGCGCGCGCGCGGCGCCGGCGCGATCGTCAACGTGACCTCGACCGTGACCCTGAAACCCCTGCAGCTGCTGTCGGTGTACACGGCCAGCAAGGCGGCCGTGAACGCATTCACGGAGTCGCTCGCGCTCGAGCTGGCGCCGCTGGGCATCCGCGCGCGCCTGGTGCTGCCGGGGATGGCGCCGACGACCAACTTCGGCCAGAACGCCGGCCCGCGCAT
This genomic stretch from Massilia sp. 9096 harbors:
- a CDS encoding YeeE/YedE family protein translates to MSNTATLPVRPRVDINPTPLGVSLLLIVLGALYLAQAVSARQAALYVVGALLGVALYHAAFGFTSSWRVFIADGRGAGLRAQMIMLAVGVALFFPALAAGTLFGAPVNGLVSPAGTSVIVGAFIFGVGMQLGGGCASGTLYTVGGGSTRMLVTLASFVVGSLIGTAHMPFWTSMPQLQPISLVKTLGWAPALLLNWAVFALIAFVTVVVEKRRHGRLVAPELTTASTARWLRGPWPMVAGALALVLLNFATLALSGRPWGVTSAFALWGAKAASSIGIDVAGWTYWSTKANAAALAAPVSHDVTSVMDVGIVLGAMAAAALAGRYAPKWRVPLRSLLAAVVGGLMLGYGARLAYGCNIGAYFSGIVSGSLHGWLWLVAAFVGNVLGTRLRPLFGLEVERVVQQTGC
- a CDS encoding SDR family oxidoreductase → MQTVLITGCSSGFGLETARLFLERGWNVVATMRTPRTDLLPASERLRVLALDVGSEASIAAAVQAAGPIDALVNNAGIGMLYPLEATPMATTRAVFETNTLGTIALTQAVLPAMRARGAGAIVNVTSTVTLKPLQLLSVYTASKAAVNAFTESLALELAPLGIRARLVLPGMAPTTNFGQNAGPRMQGEMPEAYRPMLDAVFGAMRGHTGPLTQAADVAEAVWRAVTDPNAPMRIPAGADAEALAASL
- a CDS encoding AraC family transcriptional regulator, with the protein product MNPQTHPETNPATIDPLAEVVGLLQPAVRFTKIVGAAGRWGVRRPDTGQPSYCAVLAGQCRMTLQGEAPLLLQPGDFVLVPATREFSMASLETPGERDFATPPSFPRPGEARLGDHDAPVDVRFLIGHCVFDAPDAALLVSLLPRYVHVRGEARLATLVALLDDEARSDRPAREVVMARLLEVLLIEALRSNSETGASPGLVRGLLDARLAAALRRIHEAPARAWTVAELAQEAALSRSAFFERFARAVGVAPMEYLLAWRMALAKDLLRRGGCAIAQVAERVGYSSASTFSVAFARHIGVPPARYANATRAGAEPVAQAASA